Within Lolium rigidum isolate FL_2022 chromosome 5, APGP_CSIRO_Lrig_0.1, whole genome shotgun sequence, the genomic segment tccttgatcatattgcatcatactcctctcttgatccttgaaaacttcctccacaccaaactcgaaacaactcattagagggttagtgcacaataaaaattcacatgttcagaggtgacacaatcattcttaacacttctggacattgcataaagctactggacattaatggatcaaagaaattcatccaacatagcaaaagaggcaatgcaaaataaaaggcagaatctgtcaaaacagaacagtccgtaaagatggattttattaggccaccagacttgctcaaatgaaaatgctcaaattgaatgaaagttgcgtacatatctgaggatcatgcacgtaaattggcttaattttttgagcttcctacagggaggtagacccagattcgtgacagcaaagaaatctggaactgcgcagtaatccaaatctagtacttactttactatcaaagactttacttggtacaacaaaactcaaaactaagataaggagaggttgctacagtagtaaacaacttccaagacacaaatataaaacaaaaatactggagtaaaaacatgggttgtctcccataagcgcttttctttaacgcctttcagcctaggcgcgaaagtgtatctcaagtattatcaaagggtggtgcacctacagcggggtttggagttttctcaaccatgcatagtatattagatacataagtttcagcgtctccttttcattagtcttgggcttgctactctcatcaaacaaattttcaggaacaagccaagcatagttattttctagtgcatcattcatagctaggagtttacatggtattggtgctttaatctccccatcatcattagcattattagtgtattttagtctatacatatccattttttcaagtgttcttttaaagtcggtataaaagccaagcctcttatgcttaataaaaacttttctagcttctatagctatatcttcaaattctcgcactaagacttttagaacaaaatctctcttctctccccgctccatatcagaaagtgtaagaaacatgtgttgtatcatggggttgagactaataaatctagcttccatcatgcgtaccaaacaaacagaggcatcttcatcagtagggacagcttttgcaagtggtatatctttaagatcttcatgcatactaatatgggtgaaaaattattctatattatctcttccaattatagacccttgtcccaccggtatgtcttttgtggtaaaattaaaaggaaacatgatgaaataagtaaagtaaatgcaagtaactaatttttttgtgtttttgatatggcaaacaagacagtaaataaagtaaaactagcaactaattttttgtgttttgatataatgcagcaaacaaagtagtaaataaaataaagcaagacaaaaacaaagtaaagagattgagaagtggagactccccttgcagcgtgtcttgatctccacgcaacggcgccgtaaatttgcttgatgcgtgtaattgacacgtccgttgggaaccccaagaggaaggtgtgatgcgcacagcggcaagtttcctcagtaagaaaccaaggtttaatcgaaccagtaggagtcaagaagcacgttgaaggttgatggcggcgggatgtagtgcggcgcaacaccggagattccggcgccaacgtggaacctgcacaacacaaccaaagtactttgccccaacgaaacaggtgaggttgtcaatctcaccggcttgctgtaacaaaggattaaccgtattgtgtggaagatgattgtttgcggagaaaacaagtaaaacaagtattgcagacagatttgtatttcagtattaaaagaatggaccggggtccacagttcactagaggtgtctctcccataagataaaagcatgttgggtgaacaaattacagtcgggcaattgacaaatagagagggcataacaatgcacatacatgtcatgataagtatagtgagatttaattgggcattacgacaaagtacatagaccgtcatccaactgcatctatgtctaaaaagtccaccttcaggttatcgtccgaaccccttccgatattaagttgcaaagcaacggacaattgcattaagtatggtgcgtaatgtaatcaataactacatcctcgaacatagcatcaatgttttatccctagtggcaacaacacatccataaccttaggggtttcgtcactcccgcattcacggagacatgaacccactatcgagcataaatactccctcttggagttactagcatcaacttggccgagcctctactaataacggagagcatgcaagatcataaacaacacatatgaaataacttgataattaacataacatggtattctctatccatcggatcccgataaacacaacatagagtattacagatagatgatcttgatcatgttaggcagctcacaagatccaacaatgaagcacaatgaggagaagacaaccatctagctactgctatggacccatagtccaggggtgaactactcactcatcactccggaggcgaccatggcggtgtagagtcctccgggagatgaatcccctctcggcggggtgccgaggagatctccggaatccccgagatgggatcggcggcggcgtctcgatgaggttttccgtatcgtggtttttcgcatcaggggtttcgcggcggaggctttaagtaggcggaagggcatagtcggggcccgacgaggggcccacaccatagggcggcgcgggccccctggccgcgccgccttgtggtgtcgccacctcgtggccccacttcgtatgctcttcggtcttctggaaggttcgtggcaaaataggcccctgggtcttcgtttcgtccaattccgagaatattttgttactaggatttacgaaaccaaaaacaagcagaaaacggaactggcacttcggcatcttgttaataggttagttccagaaaatgcacgaacatgacataaagtgtgcataaaacatgtagatatcatcaataatatggcatagaacataagaaattatcgatacgtcggagacgtatcattgatttcttgaaaaaggttatttCATAAGGTAGATTTTTCAAATCGGCTCGAGGAGAAACAAATTTGTGTTGTATAATAGAATCAAGATCAATCCTCTCTAAGGAAAATGAAATATCTAAAGGGAGCGGAGGAAGAGGGCGCCAAGGCGGAGCTAAAGGGTTTGTCGGCGGCGACGGCAGTGCGCCACTAGAAGAAGTCGGGTAGCGGCGGCGATGGTGGGGTGGGCGGTGGAGCCATGCCCTAGGATGGTTAATAACCTATTACATTCAAGGCACTTTTTCAAAaaatcaaactagaaaaatcaaatTTCGAATTTCAAAAGTATCTAACTACTTGTAGCCCATGCTCCAAAGCGAATTCTTGCACGATTTCCTCTTTTAAAATCGTGGAAAGCAACAGCTGCGTAGCGTCCGAACCCAGCCAGATAAACCAGCGAAGAGGAGCAATAAAATAACCCTTTTCCCTCATCACAACCGTTCGTCGCCAGATCGGACGGCCACGATCCTCGCCCCCGCGCGCAACTTGCTCCCAGCACAAAACgtactcttttccttttcttttgtccACATTATTATTGGTTCCCTCTCctgcccagcgccgccgccgccgccggtcgccaccgccacctcccCACCATCGCCGAATCCGCCAACTCGCCGAGCTTCCACCGATCCCCGAATCGCCGAGCCACCACCCGGACTCTGTCACGCAGCCATCGCTGTCTGAGGCTCTCGTCGCCGGCAAACTCCACCACCACTCGTCGCCGACCACATCCCAGACTCTGCAGGAAGCAGGAAGGTATGACGCGGATGACCATCTCCCCCATCTCTCCAGCCCCTCTATCCTTGTTCTTTTCTTCTGTTGTCGCCAGGAAGAAGGAACTTCCAGGCAGATCTGTCGTGATTTTCTGTATGTTTAGACTTGATGCATATGTTGActttgtaaaccctagatttggtTGAAATCTCTTTCTGCTCTATTTTGGTCGAGTATTTCATGGTTTGATGGTGGAAATTGGCGCTATTTTTTGCTCGGTGTTCACATATGCGTAAGTGATCTAGATAACATATGCCTAAGTGATCTAGATAAAACAAGTGGCTAGTTCCACGATAGGTGTAAATCGTGCTCTCAAGGTGTATGCTGAAGTTCTTGTTAGCTGATGCTGTAGATGTTACTGAAGGGCCTGATCCATATGGAATTATGGGTTCTTATTTAAATTTTGATTAAGGTTACTCTCAGATATTTGTATCCTCCTTGAGCTAAGGGAGTAGTGGTATAGCGTATGTCATTGTCATATTTTATACAGCTCTTTAGAACTCCGTGATTCATGTTGACTGATTATTTCCTTGCTGATAAGGTTGCCTTTCCTCTGTGTTGTTGGTTGTGTAGATGTGCTCATTAAGTGAAATAGTTTATAAAAAATTGTGTAAGCAATTGTTGCCTAATTGTAGAAAGTTATACCGCAAAATCTGATGAAGTACTTAACgttttacaaaaaaattagtaaggGTGCGTCATTGTAGTTGTTTGCTTCTTGGTTAAGTGTTGCTTAATCTTCTCTTTGCTGGGAAGAATCTTTTGATAGTGTGCCAATTTGTCTCTGTTTTTCATCTTTGTAATTATTAGCCCAATAACATATTTGTTGTACTTGATACAAAGCGGATGATGTTAAAAAGACTAGTGCTTTTTCTTAAATGCTGACTGTGTGTCTAGTTAACTTCAGATCGTATAAGATTTTAGTGTTATTGTTTGGCTTTGCACAAAAGAAGACTTTACAGTGTCTTCTGTAGTTTACATCCGAGAGGAGTTGTATATAATTTTGATTAGTGCATGGAGTTTTCGTGTCATGAAGCTATATCTGACTCCCCTATTTTTGTCTTGCAGGTCAACATGTCACTGGATGTTACTCAAATACTCTTGAGTGCGCAATCTGCTGATGGCTCGATTAGGAAGCATGCTGAAGAAAGCCTCAAGCAATTTCAGGAGCAAAATCTCCCAGGTTTCTTGCTCTCCCTCTCAAGTGAGTTGGCCAACAACGAGAAACCTGAGGAGAGCCGCAGATTGGCTGGTTTGATCCTAAAAAATGCATTGGATGCAAAGGAGCAGCACAGGAAGAGTGAACTTTTCCAGAGATGGCTGGTACTGGATGCTGTTGTCAAGGCGCAAATTAAATCATTGCTACTGCAAACTCTCTCATCTCCTGTTGCAAGTGCCAGATCTACATCTTCTCAAGTCATTGCCAAGGTTGCTGGCATTGAGATCCCTCAGAAGCAATGGCCCGAGCTTATAGGATCATTGCTTTCAAATATACATCTGGTCCAGCCAAATGTCAAGCAGGCAACGCTCGAGACACTTGGCTATTTATGCGAGGAAGTTTCTCCGGAAGCTGTTGACCAAGACCAAGTCAACAAGATACTTACAGCTGTTGTTCAGGGTATGAGTGCTTCTGAAGGGAACTCTGAAGTGAGGCTTGCAGCGACACGAGCATTGTATAATGCATTGGGCTTTGCTCAGGTTAACTTCTCAAATGACATGGAGCGTGATTATATCATGAGAGTTGTTTGTGAAGCAACACAGTCTCCAGAGGAGAAGATAAGACAGGCTGCCTTTGAGTGTTTGGTGGCTATTTCGTCAACTTATTACGACAAGCTGGCCACATACATGCAGGACATATTTAATATTACTGCAAAGGCTGTGAGGGGAGATGAGGAGTCGGTTGCACTTCAGGCCATTGAATTCTGGAGTTCCATATGTGACGAGGAAATCGACATTTTAGATGAGTTCAGTACTGATTTTACCGCTGACTCTGATGTTCCTTGCTACTATTTTATCAAGCAAGCCCTTCCTGCCTTAGTACCAATGCTGCTGGAGACTCTCCTCAAGCAGGAGGAAGACCAAGACTTGGATGAAGGTGCTTGGAACCTTGCAATGGCTGGTGGTACTTGTTTGGGCCTGGTGGCGAGGACTGTTGGGGATGATATTGTTCCTCTTGTGATGCCTTTTGTTGAGGAGAACATAACGAAACCTGAATGGAGGAATAGAGAGGCTGCAACATATGCTTTTGGATCCATTTTGGAGGGTCCATCAGCTGATAAGCTGGCCCCTCTAGTTAACGTAGCCTTGAACTTTATGTTATCTGCGTTGTTAAAGGACCCAAATAATCATGTGAAGGACACAACTGCTTGGACCCTCGGAAGAATATTTGAGTTTCTTCATGGTTCTGCACTTGAAACACCTTCTGTCATTACAAATGAGAACTGCCAGCAAATACTTACTGTGCTGCTTCAAAGCATGAAGGATGTCCCGAATGTGGCAGAAAAGGCATGTGGGGCACTCTATTTCCTTGCTCAAGGCTATGTGGATGCTGGATCAGCTTCACCGTTAACCTCTTTCTTTCAAGATATTGTTCAGAGCCTTCTTGTGACCAGTCACAGGGAAGATGCTGGAGATTCCAGGCTGCGTACTGCAGCTTATGAGACTCTAAATGAAGTTGTCAGGTGCTCCACAGAGGAGACAGCTCCTATTGTGTTGCAGTTGGTACCTGTAATTATGATGGAACTCCATCAGACACTTGAAGCAGGAAAGCTGTCTACCGATGAGAGGGAGAAGCGGAGCGATCTGCAGGGCCTTCTCTGTGGCTGCTTGCAGGTCATTATCCAGAAGTTGGGAGGGATGGAGTCAACAAAGTTTTCTTTCTTACAGTATGCGGATCAGATGATGGATCTGTTTTTGAGAGTTTTTGCTTGTCGAAATGCGTCGGTGCATGAGGAGGCTATGCTTGCTATTGGTGCATTGGCATATGCAGCGGGTTCGAATTTTGTGAAGTACATGGCACAGTTCTATCAGTATTTGGAAATGGGACTTCAGAACTTTGAAGAGTATCAGGTATGTGCCATTACGGTGGGTGTTGTGGGTGACCTGTGCAGGGCACTGGAGGACAAAATTTTGCCCTACTGTGATGGCATCATGACCCAGCTCCTGAAGGATCTATCCAGCAATCAGTTGCACAGATCTGTAAAACCACCTATATTCTCATGTTTTGGTGACATTGCATTGGCAATTGGGGAGAACTTTGAGAAGTATTTGATCTATGCCATGCCCATGCTACAAAGTGCTGCAGAGTTGTCGGCACACACAGCTGCAGCTGATGATGAAATGCTTGACTACACCAATCAATTAAGGGATGGTATCTTGGAAGCCTACTCTGGTATTCTTCAAGGATTCAAGAGTTCCCCTAAGACACAATTACTGATGCCATATGCTCCAAATATTCTTCAGTTCCTTGACGCTCTTTATAATGGCAAAGATATGTAAGTCGTCAAGAATATTTTCTGTTTCCTTCATTGCTCTTTTTAGAGACCTTCATTGCTCATTTATTTACATGATCTATATTTTCTGCTATCTGATGCTTAAATCTCGAAACTGGTCATGCAAAATCATAGACAATAACAATTAGACAGTATTCCTTTTACGGTAGGGAAATGTCTAGCTATAGCTTAAAATGTGCAATTTCCAAAGTATAGAAAATGGCAGTTATGGCAAATTAAACTTTATCAATGTATCCtaatgcttatttctgaaaaaaaGATAAGTGCTTAGATGGTACTGAAAAGCTATCAGTTTCTCATAGGCAACTTAAAGATTCCTAATTCATTCTGTACCGCTCATTTCTGATACTTCATTTTTTGCTGCTGTCGTTAAATAAGTGTCAGCATTTTCATTTAATGGCCTAATGGCTATAAGTCAACACGAACATGCCTTGTCTGGTTCGGTGCTCTCGCACAGCTACCTGCAATGTAAGGCACCCATGGTGGCAGCGGCACCGCATAAGCAACACACACATGCAGCAGCAACACTGCTAAATGTTCTATTTACCCATTTGACAGAAGCTCACTAACACCCAGGAAGAAGGAAAATAATGAAGAGATTATAAGAATGAGTCGGATACTGTAGTATTTTTTACTGGCCCCTGATAAATCTCTAGTCGTTTGTCAATGATGTATAAGCAGTTTTCTCCCAAAATGGGGTATAGCTGGCAGGTGTTAAATCCATATAGTCCGTGATAGACCTGCAGTTCTAACAGTATGTCAGAACCTTGAAAGGGGCTTGATATTTTATAGGTGATTAAGGAATTACATTTGGTCAAGCTAAGCCTTGCAAACTTTATGTGTTGGCGACTTCTGATTATGAACTGCGACGCTAGATTTAGGATAGTGCTTTCATTTACTAATGGGCGTTAGATACTAATCTTGGATTTCTTGCGGTGCATGGATTAAGCTACTCCACCTGACACACTACTAATGGGCGTTAGATACTAATCTTGGATTTCTGATTGATGAACTGCTACGCTAGATTTTGGAGTAGGATAGTTTCTTCACATGCTTACAGTCTTGCACGCATCTGACACTATGCAACACAATCGCCAACATTTGAGTGCAAAGTGACTGTTCAGTTCTAAATTATCTTTTACTGTTTCAGGGATGATTCTGTGATGAAGACTGCAATAGGCGTCTTGGGAGATCTGGCAGACACATTGGGTGTCCATGCTGGTCCTTTGATAAGTCAATCGACCTCAAGCAAGCAATTTCTGGATGAGTGCTTATCATCTGATGATCCTTTGGTCAAAGAATCAGCTGACTGGGCAAGGATTGCAGTCAGCCGTGCGGTTTCGGGTTGATGACGCGACATTGGCCTCGTCTGCACATGCATCCATCCACGTGTCGAGTCCAGGTCTTTGGTTGCATCATCTCTAGACCTGCTCTTTGGGGAAGAGTGCTCATCGTAACAGGAGAGTCGGAGGGTCCTCACTAACTCATGCATCAGTACGTGTCAGCAAGCCTTTTTCATCCCTGCGGGGAAGAGGGTTAAGTTGGCTAGCAGCTAACTTTGCTTAATGCATCTAGAACCTCCAATTTCTTATTGGTGGTGAGATTTGGCTTCTATCCTTGCCTGCCATGCCGATGGTTCCTTGGTATGGCATGCATGCTTACGGTCTGGGTGCTGTCACTTTCCCTTGTATTCATTTCATGCAttgaactttggtcatatggtcgCTCTCAACAAGTCCCGATTGATTATAGTTCCATTATGCAAAAGGGTGCTTGCATGCATTGTCACATGAATATTTTATACTGCCCAGGGGTCTATGTTCACTATGTTTGACATATCCCTCCCGAGCTAGTAGCTTGTTTATTTCCTATATTTTCCACACTTGCATTGTCCTGCATTCATTCTTGGACTTGATTTTGTAAGGGTTCCCTCCTTGTGGTCAAAACTTGCTCGTAGTTGTAAATGACCCTGCATGTGTCGGTTTATTTCGAGGTGTTGTGGGTTGTGCTCATTTTTGTTATCTGCTGTTCCATTAGACTATTTCAGCTTCTTTGAAGCTGCGTCCTGGCAGGTAGAAAATGAACAACTATCAGTTTTGGAGTGGTCTTATACTTGGGGGGCAGCTGTTGAGTTAGATTTGTTGTTGACACTTGAAAGGAACTATATTATATGTCGGCCATTTGCTGTGTATACGAGAATATGA encodes:
- the LOC124658463 gene encoding importin subunit beta-1-like; translated protein: MSLDVTQILLSAQSADGSIRKHAEESLKQFQEQNLPGFLLSLSSELANNEKPEESRRLAGLILKNALDAKEQHRKSELFQRWLVLDAVVKAQIKSLLLQTLSSPVASARSTSSQVIAKVAGIEIPQKQWPELIGSLLSNIHLVQPNVKQATLETLGYLCEEVSPEAVDQDQVNKILTAVVQGMSASEGNSEVRLAATRALYNALGFAQVNFSNDMERDYIMRVVCEATQSPEEKIRQAAFECLVAISSTYYDKLATYMQDIFNITAKAVRGDEESVALQAIEFWSSICDEEIDILDEFSTDFTADSDVPCYYFIKQALPALVPMLLETLLKQEEDQDLDEGAWNLAMAGGTCLGLVARTVGDDIVPLVMPFVEENITKPEWRNREAATYAFGSILEGPSADKLAPLVNVALNFMLSALLKDPNNHVKDTTAWTLGRIFEFLHGSALETPSVITNENCQQILTVLLQSMKDVPNVAEKACGALYFLAQGYVDAGSASPLTSFFQDIVQSLLVTSHREDAGDSRLRTAAYETLNEVVRCSTEETAPIVLQLVPVIMMELHQTLEAGKLSTDEREKRSDLQGLLCGCLQVIIQKLGGMESTKFSFLQYADQMMDLFLRVFACRNASVHEEAMLAIGALAYAAGSNFVKYMAQFYQYLEMGLQNFEEYQVCAITVGVVGDLCRALEDKILPYCDGIMTQLLKDLSSNQLHRSVKPPIFSCFGDIALAIGENFEKYLIYAMPMLQSAAELSAHTAAADDEMLDYTNQLRDGILEAYSGILQGFKSSPKTQLLMPYAPNILQFLDALYNGKDMDDSVMKTAIGVLGDLADTLGVHAGPLISQSTSSKQFLDECLSSDDPLVKESADWARIAVSRAVSG